From the Falco biarmicus isolate bFalBia1 chromosome 19, bFalBia1.pri, whole genome shotgun sequence genome, one window contains:
- the LOC130141342 gene encoding claw keratin-like — protein sequence MSSYGQMLSSRCGAPCEPTCPQPYVNCWNEPCISSCGDSRAIVYAPPVVVTFPGPIISSCPQESFVGTAMPEIEGGMGSGGGGMGSGGGGMGSGGGGMGSGGGGMGSGGSCGGGSSYGMGSHGSGGSCGGMGGGSSGGEGSCGGGISRLGSFYRNSFYSGYGRNYFPLFSRGYYRYRYGNYGPF from the coding sequence ATGTCTTCCTATGGACAGATGCTTAGCTCCcgctgtggtgcgccgtgtgAACCGACATGCCCACAACCCTACGTCAACTGTTGGAATGAACCATGTATCAGCTCATGCGGCGATTCAAGAGCAATCGTGTATGCGCCACCCGTTGTCGTGACATTCCCTGGACCCATTATCAGCTCTTGCCCTCAGGAAAGTTTTGTAGGAACTGCCATGCCTGAAATTGAGGGTGGGATGGGCTCTGGAGGTGGAGGAATGGGCTCTGGAGGTGGAGGAATGGGCTCCGGAGGTGGAGGAATGGGCTCCGGAGGTGGAGGAATGGGCTCTGGTGGTTCCTGTGGTGGAGGCAGCTCCTATGGGATGGGCTCCCATGGTTCAGGCGGTTCTTGTGGTGGCATGGGAGGGGGTTCAAGTGGTGGGGAGGGCTCATGTGGTGGTGGAATCTCCCGTTTGGGAAGCTTTTACCGAAACTCATTTTATTCAGGATATGGTAGAAattatttcccccttttttccagAGGGTATTATAGGTATCGCTATGGAAACTATGGGCCATTTTAA